The sequence below is a genomic window from Lysobacter capsici.
GAGCACCGCGCCCAGATCCATGCGGCCCTCGGCCATCGGAACCGCCATGTGCGCGGCGGCGAAATCGCGCGGCGGCTTGGCGTCGGGCGCATGCAGGTACAAGGTCGGCGCGTCGCCTTCGCGCACGCGGCCGCGCGCGACCGTGGCCAGGCCCGGATCGAGCACCACCCGCAGCGGCGCGACGAACGCGGTGTCATCGCCCAGGCGCACGGTCAGCGAGGGATCGTCGGCGAGCACGGTGCCCGCGCCGGTCACGATCGCGCTGCTGCGCGCGCGCCAGTGCTGCACGTCCAGGCGCGAGGCTTCGCCGCTGATCCATTTGGATTCGCCGCTCGCCAGCGCGCTGCGCCCGTCCAGGCTCGCGGCCAGCTTGACCCGCAGCCACGGCCGTCCGCGTTCGACCCGCGACAGGAAACCGCGATTGAGCGCGCGCGCCTGCGCTTGCATCAACCCGCTTTCGACCACGATGCCGGCCGCCTGCAATTTCGCGAAACCGGCGCCGTCGACCTGCGCAAACGGATCGCGCATCGCCGCGACCACGCGCGCCACGCCGGCGGCGATCAGCGCATCGCTGCACGGCCCGGTGCGGCCGGTGTGCGCGCACGGCTCCAGGGTCACGTACGCGGTGGCGCCGCGCGCGCGATCGCCGGCCGCGCGCAGCGCATGCACTTCCGCGTGCGGCTCGCCGGCGCGTTCGTGCCAGCCTTCGCCGACGATGTCGTCGCCGTGCGCGATCACGCAGCCGACCAGCGGATTGGGCTTGGTCGTGTACGCGCCCTTCTCGGCCAGGCGCAGCGCGCGGGCCATGTGGGCGTGATCGGTGGCGCTGAAGGGGCTGGTCATGGCGTGCGCTTGAAGTGAGTGGCGTCGGGGTAATCGGAGATCAGGCTGCCGTCGGCCTGACGGGTGAGGGTCATGCCGCCGCCCTCGGCCGCGCCCAGCGCGCGGGCATCGAATTCGATCAGGTACAGCACCTTGGTCGAATCTTCCACCGTCAACCAGCGGATGCGATCGGGCTGCTCGGGGAAACGCACGCCGATGGCCTTGACCACCGCGCGCTTGGGCAAGCCCGCGAATTCGAACTGGCCGTCGTCGCCCGGCACCGGGCCTTGTTCGATCACCTGGCCGTCGGCCAGACGCAGCATCGCCCTGGCATCGCCGACCGCCAGACCGACCCGCGGCTCGTACACGCTGACCCGCAACGTTTCGCCGGCCCGCCGCGGCTGGTTCGCCCAGGCGCGCGCGAGCGGCAGCAAGCCCGCGTCCACCGCCTGCTTGATCGTGTCGATGCCGTCGCCGCGCACTTTGTCCAGGTCGGCCTGGGTCAGCGGCTCGGGCAACGCGCGCTTGATGCCTTCGCCGCCGATCGCCAAGCCCTCCACCAGCGCCACGGCATCGCCGATGCGCTGCCAGCAGCCGCTGAAGTCCGCGCCCGGCGCCGGCACGCCGAGCAGGCGAAAACTGCCGTCGCGGTTCAATTGCAGGCTCGCCGCCGGCTTCGCGGCCGCCGAAACGTAGCGGCCGGACGACGCTGCATCGGCGGGCTCGCAGGCGAAAGCGGCCGGGGCGGCGAGCACGCAAACGCAAACGATCGAACCGGCCATCGCCGAGCGCACACGCCGGGAACAACGCGCCGCGCCGCCGCTGGAATTCATAGCCATTGGTTGCCCATCCGCTCTTGCTTGGCTTGCGGCGCCTGCCTGCGAAATTCGGCCAGGAACGCG
It includes:
- the ribD gene encoding bifunctional diaminohydroxyphosphoribosylaminopyrimidine deaminase/5-amino-6-(5-phosphoribosylamino)uracil reductase RibD, which produces MTSPFSATDHAHMARALRLAEKGAYTTKPNPLVGCVIAHGDDIVGEGWHERAGEPHAEVHALRAAGDRARGATAYVTLEPCAHTGRTGPCSDALIAAGVARVVAAMRDPFAQVDGAGFAKLQAAGIVVESGLMQAQARALNRGFLSRVERGRPWLRVKLAASLDGRSALASGESKWISGEASRLDVQHWRARSSAIVTGAGTVLADDPSLTVRLGDDTAFVAPLRVVLDPGLATVARGRVREGDAPTLYLHAPDAKPPRDFAAAHMAVPMAEGRMDLGAVLGLLAERGVNEIQLEAGATLAGAFLAQGLVDEVLLYVAPVLLGENARPLFGGLGIEAMTSKLQLDVIDVRRLGEDTRVLLQPRKQE